From a single Loigolactobacillus coryniformis subsp. coryniformis KCTC 3167 = DSM 20001 genomic region:
- a CDS encoding phosphate ABC transporter substrate-binding protein PstS: MKKRILLVAALLMSLVTLTACQSSADRGESITVVGSSALQPLVEAAGEQYGSEHLGKFINVQGGGSGTGLSQIQEGAVAIGNSDVYAEEKRGINADRLVDHRVAVVGITPVLNKKIGIKNLSFAQLKAIFTGQVTNWREVGGPNLPIVIVNRAQGSGTRVTFEKWVLRGAQAKQAQEQESTGMVRQIVASTPGAISYMAFSYVDKTIAAVKVAGVAPTDENVTTNRWQIWSYEHMYTKGQPKGLTKDFINYIYSDAIQEKMLPKLGYIPVGHMQVERNLEGKVTPVK; this comes from the coding sequence GCTGATCGGGGCGAATCGATCACCGTTGTCGGTTCATCAGCGCTACAACCACTTGTAGAAGCAGCTGGTGAGCAATATGGCAGTGAGCATTTAGGAAAATTTATCAATGTCCAAGGCGGCGGTTCTGGAACTGGTTTGAGCCAGATTCAAGAAGGGGCGGTTGCAATCGGTAATTCTGATGTGTATGCCGAAGAAAAGCGTGGCATCAATGCTGATCGTTTAGTCGATCATCGGGTCGCGGTTGTCGGTATCACCCCAGTACTTAACAAAAAAATCGGCATTAAAAATTTAAGTTTTGCGCAGTTAAAAGCTATTTTTACCGGTCAAGTGACTAATTGGCGTGAAGTTGGTGGGCCAAATTTACCGATCGTGATCGTCAATCGGGCGCAAGGTAGTGGGACGCGGGTCACCTTTGAAAAATGGGTGCTACGTGGTGCCCAAGCTAAGCAAGCACAGGAACAAGAATCCACCGGAATGGTGCGCCAGATCGTCGCCAGTACACCAGGGGCGATCAGCTACATGGCGTTTTCGTATGTCGATAAAACAATCGCTGCGGTCAAAGTTGCGGGCGTGGCGCCAACCGATGAAAATGTGACGACAAATCGTTGGCAAATTTGGTCGTACGAGCATATGTACACTAAAGGTCAACCTAAAGGGCTAACCAAAGACTTCATCAACTATATTTATAGCGATGCGATCCAGGAAAAAATGTTGCCTAAATTAGGCTATATTCCGGTAGGTCATATGCAGGTCGAGCGTAATCTTGAGGGTAAAGTCACACCGGTAAAGTAA
- the pstC gene encoding phosphate ABC transporter permease subunit PstC gives MDPIRESMLKVSRQAKLERRGRWLGLFCISLIVIVVAAIFYFVASRGLATFYHDKINVWDFLTKQAWNPGTKDSHGIPAVGALPMIVGSFLVTIFAALVATPFAIGAAIFMTEISPRRGMQILKPVTELLVGIPSVVYGFIGLTVVVPVIRQIFGGTGFGILAGTFVLFVMILPTVTSMSVEALQAVPRHYREASLALGATRWQTIYKVVLRSATPGLLTAIVFGMARAFGEALAVQMVIGNAALLPHNLVSPASTLTSILTMGIGNTIMGSLENNALWSLALILLLMSLIFNLLIRLIGRKGAMK, from the coding sequence ATGGATCCAATTCGTGAAAGTATGTTAAAAGTATCGCGTCAAGCGAAATTAGAACGGCGCGGTCGGTGGTTAGGCTTATTTTGTATCAGTTTGATCGTGATCGTCGTCGCAGCAATTTTTTATTTTGTGGCTTCTCGCGGTTTAGCAACGTTTTATCATGATAAAATCAATGTTTGGGACTTTCTGACTAAGCAAGCGTGGAATCCAGGAACGAAAGATAGTCACGGCATTCCGGCGGTCGGTGCGTTACCTATGATCGTGGGCTCGTTTTTAGTCACCATTTTTGCTGCATTGGTAGCAACGCCGTTTGCAATCGGTGCTGCGATTTTTATGACTGAGATTTCGCCGCGGCGGGGGATGCAAATTTTAAAGCCAGTCACGGAATTATTAGTCGGTATTCCTTCTGTTGTTTACGGGTTTATCGGTTTGACCGTTGTTGTTCCGGTGATCCGGCAGATTTTTGGCGGCACGGGCTTTGGTATTCTGGCGGGGACCTTTGTGTTGTTCGTCATGATCTTGCCGACCGTGACCTCAATGAGTGTTGAGGCACTACAGGCGGTGCCGCGCCATTATCGTGAAGCATCCCTAGCACTAGGGGCAACGCGCTGGCAAACGATTTACAAAGTGGTATTGCGCAGCGCTACTCCCGGCTTATTGACGGCAATCGTTTTCGGGATGGCACGGGCTTTTGGTGAGGCCTTAGCGGTCCAAATGGTGATCGGGAATGCAGCCTTGTTGCCACATAACTTGGTATCGCCAGCATCCACATTGACGAGTATTTTAACCATGGGAATCGGCAATACGATCATGGGTTCATTGGAAAATAATGCCCTGTGGTCGCTGGCATTGATCCTGTTATTAATGTCACTCATCTTTAATTTACTGATTCGCTTGATCGGTCGGAAAGGGGCAATGAAATAA